A single window of Sporosarcina sp. FSL W7-1349 DNA harbors:
- a CDS encoding RNA polymerase sigma factor, whose protein sequence is MEEELQWIREVVAGNKQAYAHIIDKYKNPLYATILRMTKNPQDAQDFVQEAFIKVYQRLDQYKETGSFSSWLYRVAINHCLDQYRKKYYQSASQQIDENQVVNPQHPELIFLKKEKSRQLERLIATLPEDERLIILLRYANELSYDEISELADVPVSTVRNKLHRAKKKMRATVKREGGDYHELSNGG, encoded by the coding sequence ATGGAAGAGGAGTTGCAGTGGATCCGAGAAGTGGTGGCGGGCAATAAACAAGCCTACGCCCACATTATCGATAAATATAAAAATCCTTTATACGCCACCATTTTACGTATGACAAAAAATCCGCAAGATGCACAAGATTTTGTACAGGAGGCATTCATCAAAGTCTATCAGCGATTGGATCAGTATAAGGAAACCGGTTCGTTTTCCAGCTGGCTATATCGGGTGGCCATCAATCATTGTCTGGACCAATATCGAAAAAAGTATTATCAATCGGCATCTCAGCAGATTGACGAGAACCAAGTTGTCAATCCGCAGCATCCGGAACTCATTTTTCTAAAAAAGGAAAAGAGCCGGCAATTGGAGCGGTTAATCGCGACTTTGCCGGAGGATGAGCGGTTGATCATTCTTTTACGCTATGCGAATGAATTGAGTTATGACGAAATTAGTGAATTGGCGGATGTCCCGGTCTCGACCGTCCGCAATAAACTGCATCGGGCGAAGAAAAAAATGAGGGCTACGGTAAAACGTGAAGGAGGGGATTACCATGAACTGTCCAACGGCGGATAA
- a CDS encoding response regulator, with translation MIRAIIVDDEPLALQHMKLKLIETGHVEVIQTFFNPLAALEEMKKLDFHVAFLDIEMPGLSGLDLAEYIQEWNPSIYIVFATAYRDYAIQAFELHSIDYVLKPIIKDRIDKTITRIRDHILLTAELPVQEIPPSLRIECFREFAVYHQNEPIKWKTAKVKELFAFFIMNYNSPINRDSLIDTLWPETDYQKAKIQLHTSISHLRKTLNALGYPNAITFSNQSYSLQLPAFQCDAHELEQLVDDMPKLEENNVQVVERIIQQYQGDFLELNSYDWSITKAQELRLSILQLLQTMVHYYSNHHESHKKQHYLQRMCQLNPYSEDGVRQLMQHYIDIGNRAGALAAYHDLKSLLMEDLGILPDASTNELYETVLRSHSNSSPQKVQ, from the coding sequence ATGATTCGTGCCATCATTGTCGATGATGAACCGTTGGCCTTGCAGCATATGAAGCTAAAATTGATTGAAACCGGCCATGTTGAAGTAATCCAAACTTTTTTCAATCCGCTTGCCGCTTTAGAAGAAATGAAAAAACTAGATTTCCATGTCGCCTTTCTCGACATCGAAATGCCCGGATTAAGTGGGTTGGATTTAGCAGAGTATATTCAGGAATGGAATCCTTCTATTTATATTGTTTTTGCTACTGCCTATCGGGACTATGCAATCCAAGCTTTTGAATTGCACTCCATCGACTATGTTCTCAAACCTATTATAAAAGACCGGATTGATAAAACGATTACACGGATACGGGACCATATTCTTTTGACAGCAGAACTCCCCGTTCAAGAAATTCCTCCCTCGTTGAGAATAGAGTGTTTCCGTGAATTTGCCGTGTACCATCAGAATGAACCGATCAAGTGGAAAACGGCAAAGGTGAAGGAGCTTTTTGCCTTTTTCATTATGAATTATAATTCACCTATCAATCGGGATAGCCTAATTGACACGTTATGGCCAGAAACGGACTATCAAAAGGCAAAAATCCAGTTGCATACTTCCATCTCCCATTTGCGAAAAACATTGAATGCGCTTGGCTATCCGAATGCCATCACTTTTTCAAATCAAAGCTACTCTCTGCAATTACCGGCATTTCAATGCGATGCACATGAGCTGGAGCAGCTTGTCGATGATATGCCCAAGCTGGAAGAAAACAATGTGCAAGTAGTTGAACGCATCATCCAACAATACCAAGGGGATTTCCTGGAGCTCAACAGCTACGACTGGTCGATCACGAAAGCGCAAGAGCTTCGCCTATCGATTTTGCAACTGCTGCAAACGATGGTCCATTACTATTCGAACCACCATGAGTCGCATAAAAAACAGCACTATTTGCAGAGGATGTGTCAATTAAACCCCTACTCAGAGGATGGCGTACGCCAATTGATGCAGCATTATATCGATATCGGAAACCGGGCCGGGGCGTTGGCCGCTTATCATGATTTAAAGTCGCTTTTGATGGAAGATTTGGGTATTTTACCGGATGCCTCCACAAATGAATTATATGAAACGGTTTTGAGGAGTCACAGTAATTCTTCACCACAAAAAGTCCAATAA
- a CDS encoding DUF4179 domain-containing protein, with product MNCPTADKLSQYVDGLLQENEKKQMQSHLAGCSSCQEVLEMLQGEQQFIKDTLQTPELPADFTSNILDQLDPYPAQQVKKKKRWRRIAATAAGLLLVAGITVSYPSFAQLIGGMFATDQVDEGLRQATEEGLVNRVDLSVTDQGLTFKVEDIVADSSRVSLSYLILNQNGKPLDAYLDFPNLKSKVTVTDQNGNPIDSFSGGWRDDSDYGQLEFSLREYENVEQVTISFDIREMKGKTGNWQLDIPVDLRENSQLTQTISLEKEQAEHHGVAIQLKKWQAAPSSNELKYETMLTEQEQQRIEEQVNKMREKFKGNGDFPPIHTDTAIAYHIENAQQKIIYQWNTLSQGSEGSMLQSTGQSLDNIGHMAWIDSFIPQKDPSPMTFVLEGVYKAEPADFSISFKPKVLKKEPVSFEYEGNFLTIQKAAKNNTYELRKSWNPIEKQTTFLIEMEGGKEAGAAELGNWMLTDPQGNAYPVYASGSTLTETDDNARYKKTLELRAYGLDAVPEEVTLHLLSVTRYYPVENGWKVPLQK from the coding sequence ATGAACTGTCCAACGGCGGATAAGTTGTCACAGTATGTAGACGGACTATTGCAGGAAAATGAAAAAAAGCAGATGCAGTCTCATCTTGCCGGCTGCTCATCTTGTCAAGAAGTGCTGGAAATGTTGCAAGGAGAACAGCAATTTATTAAAGACACCTTGCAAACCCCGGAATTGCCGGCGGATTTCACATCAAACATTTTAGATCAGTTAGATCCTTATCCGGCTCAACAGGTAAAAAAGAAAAAGCGATGGAGACGAATTGCCGCAACGGCAGCTGGTCTGTTGCTCGTTGCAGGTATCACGGTGTCTTATCCAAGTTTTGCGCAATTGATCGGAGGGATGTTCGCTACGGACCAAGTGGATGAGGGGTTGCGGCAGGCGACGGAGGAAGGCTTGGTCAACCGAGTGGATCTGTCCGTGACAGACCAAGGCCTCACTTTTAAAGTCGAAGACATCGTGGCTGATTCTTCGCGTGTATCGCTTTCTTATCTCATTTTGAATCAAAATGGAAAACCGCTGGACGCTTACTTGGATTTTCCTAATTTAAAAAGTAAAGTGACGGTGACGGATCAAAACGGCAATCCGATTGATTCCTTCAGTGGCGGCTGGAGAGACGACAGTGATTATGGACAGTTGGAATTCTCGCTGAGGGAGTATGAGAATGTTGAACAAGTGACGATTTCTTTTGATATTCGCGAAATGAAAGGGAAAACGGGGAATTGGCAACTGGACATCCCGGTGGATTTACGGGAAAATAGCCAACTGACCCAAACGATTTCATTAGAGAAAGAACAGGCGGAACATCATGGCGTCGCCATTCAACTGAAGAAGTGGCAAGCGGCCCCTTCTTCGAATGAACTAAAATATGAAACAATGCTGACTGAACAAGAGCAGCAGCGGATTGAGGAACAGGTCAACAAAATGCGGGAGAAGTTTAAAGGGAATGGGGATTTTCCCCCAATCCATACAGATACGGCTATTGCTTACCATATCGAAAATGCACAGCAGAAAATTATCTATCAATGGAACACCCTTTCACAAGGCAGCGAAGGCAGTATGCTCCAATCTACAGGGCAAAGCTTGGATAATATAGGGCATATGGCGTGGATTGATTCTTTTATTCCCCAAAAAGATCCGTCTCCGATGACGTTTGTACTGGAGGGTGTCTATAAGGCAGAGCCGGCGGATTTTTCGATTTCATTCAAGCCGAAGGTGCTCAAAAAAGAGCCGGTGTCGTTTGAGTATGAAGGGAATTTCCTGACAATCCAAAAGGCGGCTAAAAATAATACGTACGAACTGCGCAAATCATGGAACCCGATCGAGAAACAAACGACCTTCCTAATCGAAATGGAAGGCGGCAAAGAAGCGGGGGCGGCGGAGCTCGGCAATTGGATGCTGACGGATCCCCAAGGAAACGCCTATCCTGTGTATGCTAGCGGCTCAACATTGACGGAAACCGATGACAACGCTCGTTATAAAAAAACATTGGAACTGAGGGCATATGGACTGGACGCGGTCCCAGAAGAAGTGACACTGCACCTATTGTCGGTAACCCGGTACTATCCGGTTGAAAACGGATGGAAAGTCCCTCTGCAAAAGTGA